A single Cnuibacter physcomitrellae DNA region contains:
- the bcp gene encoding thioredoxin-dependent thiol peroxidase — MTDTTTRLAAGDLAPDFTLTDQDGDDVSLHDLRGQKVVVYFYPAAGTPGCTTETCDFRDNLGSLKSAGYTVLGVSKDGVAKLKAWHDEESLTFPLLSDEGLEVHKAYGAYGEKSLYGKTVTGVIRSTFVVDEEGRLTQALYNVKATGHVASLRKKLGID, encoded by the coding sequence ATCTCGCTCCCGACTTCACGCTCACCGATCAGGACGGCGACGACGTGTCGCTCCACGATCTGCGCGGCCAGAAGGTCGTCGTCTACTTCTACCCCGCGGCCGGGACTCCGGGATGCACCACCGAGACGTGCGACTTCCGCGACAACCTGGGCTCGCTGAAGAGCGCCGGCTACACCGTGCTCGGCGTCTCGAAGGACGGCGTCGCCAAGCTCAAGGCGTGGCACGACGAGGAGTCGCTCACCTTCCCGCTGCTCTCCGACGAGGGGCTCGAGGTGCACAAGGCCTACGGCGCCTACGGCGAGAAGTCGCTCTACGGCAAGACCGTCACCGGCGTGATCCGCTCGACCTTCGTGGTCGACGAGGAGGGCCGGCTCACGCAGGCGCTCTACAACGTGAAGGCCACGGGGCACGTGGCGTCGCTCCGCAAGAAGCTCGGCATCGACTGA
- a CDS encoding Rv3235 family protein, whose protein sequence is MTVPPVVELACPTPTADDDVTLTDDLVRPPSRGEEDGQEDSAPPDARVFAQNMARCVVEVLAGTRALDQLARWLSDDVYEHLLLRDALGRRGRAARGEAPARLALTMGSTVLSEPSTGIVDAVVIIHGRARSRAVALRLEWSRSRWRATAVHVL, encoded by the coding sequence ATGACCGTGCCACCCGTCGTGGAGCTCGCCTGTCCCACCCCGACCGCCGACGACGACGTCACCCTGACCGACGACCTCGTCCGGCCTCCCTCACGCGGCGAGGAGGACGGCCAGGAGGACTCTGCTCCCCCGGACGCACGCGTCTTCGCCCAGAACATGGCGCGGTGCGTTGTCGAGGTGCTGGCGGGAACGCGCGCGCTCGATCAACTCGCCCGCTGGCTCAGCGACGACGTCTACGAGCATCTGCTGCTCCGCGACGCGCTGGGGCGACGCGGGAGGGCGGCCCGCGGGGAGGCGCCCGCACGGCTGGCCCTCACGATGGGCAGCACGGTGCTGAGCGAACCGTCGACGGGCATCGTGGATGCGGTGGTCATCATCCACGGGCGCGCTCGGTCACGAGCCGTGGCGCTGCGCCTCGAATGGTCGCGGTCGCGCTGGCGCGCCACCGCCGTGCACGTCCTCTGA
- a CDS encoding sensor histidine kinase: MSTLSDLVSAHGSSTDADIEWLHLVVSDCQLLADLAFADIVLWVPTVDGTFIAVAHARPSGSATLFYRDFVGQTIKPEWRKQVTDAFESARIVDTAAPDWYEETPTRVRAIPVMRRLSVSEQTTSERPIAVITRHTNLSEARTPSRQELTFNECANDLFAMIAAGDFPDLGAPTGPRRGAPRASDGLIRLDVDGIVTFASPNGLSAFNRMGFAGELEGESLAEVTTALLAGRLVVDESLPLVVTGRAPWRTEIEARGVTVSLRAIPLRTRGHRFGAIVLSRDVTELRHQERELITKDATIREIHHRVKNNLQTVASLLRIQARRTHSDEAREALNQAMRRVAAIAVVHDTLSEGLNQRVDFDTVFDRVLLLVAEVASAHNTTVHPKSTGSFGVLPSEYATPLALALTELVTNAVEHGLAGQEGEVEIKATRSDDLLTVEVRDTGTGLPEGKVGSGLGTQIVRTLIQGELGGTIDWHTMVGSGTVVTIEVPFRWLKKR; the protein is encoded by the coding sequence GTGTCCACCCTCAGCGATCTCGTCTCCGCGCACGGCAGCTCGACCGACGCCGACATCGAGTGGCTCCACCTCGTCGTCAGCGACTGCCAGCTCCTCGCCGACCTCGCGTTCGCCGACATCGTGCTCTGGGTCCCCACCGTCGACGGCACGTTCATCGCCGTCGCACACGCCCGTCCGTCCGGCTCCGCGACGCTGTTCTACCGCGACTTCGTCGGGCAGACGATCAAGCCGGAGTGGCGCAAGCAGGTCACCGACGCGTTCGAGAGCGCACGGATCGTCGACACCGCGGCCCCCGACTGGTATGAGGAGACACCCACCCGCGTCCGCGCGATCCCGGTGATGCGTCGCCTCTCCGTCTCCGAGCAGACGACGTCCGAGCGGCCCATCGCCGTCATCACGCGGCACACCAACCTCAGCGAGGCGCGCACCCCCAGCCGCCAGGAGCTGACGTTCAACGAGTGCGCCAACGACCTCTTCGCGATGATCGCAGCGGGAGACTTCCCCGACCTCGGAGCGCCGACGGGGCCGCGTCGGGGCGCTCCGCGTGCATCCGACGGCCTCATCCGCCTCGACGTCGACGGCATCGTCACCTTCGCGAGCCCCAACGGACTCTCCGCCTTCAACCGCATGGGCTTCGCGGGCGAGCTCGAGGGCGAGTCGCTCGCCGAGGTGACCACGGCGCTGCTGGCGGGACGCCTCGTCGTCGACGAGTCGCTCCCTCTCGTCGTCACCGGACGCGCGCCCTGGCGCACCGAGATCGAGGCGCGAGGCGTCACGGTGTCGCTGCGTGCCATCCCGTTGCGCACACGCGGGCACCGGTTCGGGGCGATCGTCCTCAGCCGCGACGTCACCGAGCTGCGGCACCAGGAGCGCGAGCTCATCACCAAGGATGCGACGATCCGCGAGATCCACCACCGCGTCAAGAACAACCTGCAGACCGTGGCCTCGCTGCTGCGCATCCAGGCCCGCCGGACCCACTCCGACGAGGCGCGCGAGGCCCTCAACCAGGCGATGCGGCGCGTCGCGGCGATCGCCGTCGTGCACGATACCCTCTCCGAGGGACTCAACCAGCGCGTCGACTTCGACACCGTGTTCGACCGGGTGCTCCTCCTCGTCGCCGAGGTGGCCTCCGCGCACAACACCACCGTGCATCCGAAGTCGACCGGCAGCTTCGGCGTGCTCCCCAGCGAGTACGCCACACCGCTCGCGCTCGCCCTCACCGAGCTCGTCACCAACGCCGTGGAGCACGGTCTGGCCGGCCAGGAGGGCGAGGTCGAGATCAAGGCGACCCGGTCCGACGACCTCCTCACCGTCGAGGTGCGCGACACCGGGACCGGACTGCCCGAGGGCAAGGTCGGCTCCGGGCTCGGCACCCAGATCGTGCGCACCCTCATCCAGGGCGAGCTCGGCGGGACGATCGACTGGCACACCATGGTCGGCAGCGGCACCGTCGTCACGATCGAGGTGCCGTTCCGCTGGTTGAAGAAGCGCTAA
- the hpf gene encoding ribosome hibernation-promoting factor, HPF/YfiA family: protein MDVNIIGRNVGITDRFREYATEKAEKVAHLADRALALEIRVCRHHTGSQMASSGDDRVELTLIGPGPLVRAESAASDKYAAFDLAIGKLMERIRRAKDRKKVHRGQHRPASLHEVATGGFSAVALEPVDAGVLNGTNAASEPSGDEPAEATDDYSPVVIREKVFPAVPMTVDDALYRMELVGHDFYLFVDSGTMQPSVVYRRKGWNYGVIHLDENADATPLPASEGIKRVAAATR, encoded by the coding sequence ATGGACGTGAACATCATCGGACGGAACGTGGGAATCACGGATCGGTTCCGCGAGTACGCCACCGAGAAGGCCGAGAAGGTCGCTCATCTCGCCGACCGGGCCCTCGCCCTCGAGATCCGGGTCTGCCGCCACCATACGGGCAGCCAGATGGCGTCGTCCGGCGACGACCGGGTCGAGCTCACCCTGATCGGCCCCGGGCCGCTGGTGCGCGCTGAGAGCGCCGCATCCGACAAGTACGCCGCCTTTGACCTGGCCATCGGGAAGCTGATGGAGCGCATCCGCCGGGCGAAGGACCGCAAGAAGGTGCACCGCGGTCAGCATCGGCCCGCATCCCTCCACGAGGTGGCGACGGGCGGGTTCAGCGCGGTCGCCCTCGAGCCGGTCGACGCCGGGGTCCTGAACGGCACGAACGCGGCCTCGGAGCCGTCCGGCGACGAGCCGGCCGAGGCGACGGACGACTACAGCCCCGTGGTCATCCGCGAGAAGGTGTTCCCCGCCGTGCCGATGACGGTGGACGACGCCCTGTACCGGATGGAGCTCGTGGGCCACGACTTCTACCTCTTCGTCGACTCGGGCACCATGCAGCCGAGCGTCGTGTACCGGCGCAAGGGCTGGAACTACGGCGTGATCCATCTCGACGAGAACGCCGACGCCACACCGCTGCCCGCGAGCGAGGGCATCAAGCGGGTCGCCGCGGCCACCCGCTGA
- the mtrB gene encoding MtrAB system histidine kinase MtrB, whose product MTENVRRSRVGPTVVRTWRRWPLEIARAWRRSLQFRTIVVTVALSTVAVVATGTYMSISIGNDLFQSRLNQVVTESRNAATAAQNIFDAADAASDASTLSLLNSAKSAIIASSSSRLIALLAIPGQTSPSSTVLSFSSPELTGDVISDQLQDEVAASDGGTQTQYWQSVSLADERGDSQPGIIVGTPLSIPGVGNFQLYIGYNLADAEQTLVFVQQTLWLGGLALIVLIGLVSWVIVRLVVEPIRLAAETSEKLAAGELEVRIPERGEDVISTLARSFNGMADSMAAQINQLAELSQVQQRFVSDVSHELRTPLTTIRLAGDMLYDQRSTFPPATERTAELLHTQTKRFEEMLSDLLEISRFDAGSASLDTEPTSLVRLAEDAADQMRSLAEQAGSDLRVVAPGGYTEVEMDPRRIRRIVLNLIGNAIEHGERRPVVITVDSSPTAVALSVRDYGVGMSPEDAERVFDRFWRADPSRKRTIGGTGLGLAISLEDATLHGGALEVWSAPGEGSNFRLTLPRRRGVTRGPSPLPLEPDDVRGAQASLGDVRRPEGGDRDA is encoded by the coding sequence ATGACCGAGAACGTCCGGCGTTCCCGGGTCGGCCCGACGGTGGTACGCACCTGGCGCCGTTGGCCGCTCGAGATCGCCCGTGCCTGGCGCCGATCGCTGCAGTTCCGGACCATCGTGGTCACGGTCGCGCTGTCGACCGTCGCCGTGGTCGCGACCGGCACGTACATGTCGATCAGCATCGGCAACGATCTCTTCCAGTCGCGCCTCAACCAGGTCGTGACCGAGTCGCGGAACGCCGCCACGGCCGCCCAGAACATCTTCGACGCGGCGGACGCGGCGTCGGATGCGTCGACGCTGTCGCTGCTGAACTCCGCCAAGTCGGCGATCATCGCGTCCTCGTCCTCGCGGCTGATCGCGCTGCTGGCGATCCCCGGCCAGACCTCGCCCTCCTCGACGGTGCTCTCGTTCTCCAGTCCCGAGCTCACCGGCGACGTCATCTCCGACCAGCTCCAGGACGAGGTGGCCGCGAGCGACGGCGGCACGCAGACGCAGTACTGGCAGTCCGTCTCGCTCGCCGACGAGCGCGGCGACAGCCAGCCGGGCATCATCGTGGGCACGCCCCTCAGCATCCCCGGGGTGGGCAACTTCCAGCTCTACATCGGCTACAACCTCGCCGATGCGGAGCAGACGCTGGTGTTCGTCCAGCAGACGCTGTGGCTGGGCGGGCTGGCGCTGATCGTGCTCATCGGGCTGGTCTCCTGGGTCATCGTCCGGCTCGTGGTCGAGCCGATCCGCCTCGCCGCCGAGACGAGCGAGAAGCTCGCGGCCGGTGAGCTGGAGGTGCGCATCCCGGAACGCGGGGAGGACGTGATCTCGACGCTCGCGCGCTCGTTCAACGGGATGGCCGACAGCATGGCCGCCCAGATCAACCAGCTGGCGGAGCTGTCGCAGGTGCAGCAGCGCTTCGTCTCCGACGTCTCGCACGAGCTGCGCACGCCGTTGACCACCATCCGTCTGGCCGGCGACATGCTCTACGACCAGCGCTCCACGTTCCCGCCCGCCACTGAGCGCACGGCCGAGCTGCTGCACACGCAGACGAAGCGGTTCGAGGAGATGCTCTCCGACCTGCTCGAGATCAGCCGGTTCGACGCGGGCTCGGCGTCGCTCGACACCGAGCCGACGAGTCTCGTCCGGCTCGCCGAGGATGCCGCGGACCAGATGCGGTCCCTCGCCGAGCAGGCGGGCTCGGATCTGCGGGTGGTGGCGCCGGGCGGGTACACGGAGGTCGAGATGGACCCCCGCCGCATCCGCAGGATCGTGCTCAACCTCATCGGCAACGCGATCGAGCACGGGGAGCGCCGGCCCGTCGTGATCACCGTCGACAGCTCGCCGACGGCGGTCGCGCTGTCGGTGCGCGACTACGGCGTCGGGATGAGCCCCGAGGACGCCGAGCGCGTCTTCGACCGGTTCTGGCGCGCCGACCCGTCCCGCAAGCGGACGATCGGCGGCACCGGCCTCGGTCTGGCGATCTCGCTCGAGGATGCGACGCTCCACGGCGGCGCGCTCGAGGTGTGGTCGGCCCCCGGGGAGGGCTCGAACTTCCGGCTGACGCTCCCGCGTCGGCGTGGCGTCACCCGCGGGCCGTCGCCGCTGCCGCTCGAGCCCGACGACGTGCGGGGCGCGCAGGCGTCCCTCGGCGACGTCCGTCGCCCCGAGGGAGGCGATCGGGATGCGTGA
- a CDS encoding LpqB family beta-propeller domain-containing protein, whose translation MRERLALLRRSAALRVGAVLAVLALAVSLASCAAIPRSGDVGSESGPATDDNIDVIFLAAGPSAGATQEQILAGFVNAAKDPQNDYEVARNYLSQGFAAQWKPTADVIVDSGPRSTTPTGDTSLRLTVTPQARVDGEGSYSETAAAPLSLDYSFVQQDGEWRISAAPDGTLIEDVFFEQVFSSHSLYFFDPTYTFLVPDLRWFPTSASVGTRIVRSLLEGPTPWLDGAVVTAFPDGTSTSSVVTSGGTTRVELSSNVLQASTIDLQRMRFQLSASLGGVASVSSVAISVDQNIVDVPSTDRAAPEVAPRVGLTPLVVSGDRFGYLSADSVAEVPGLSDAVVALQPNAVAYSARSTVAAVRAGDGVVAAVRAGGATTVVDQRSGLIAPAVDPFGWVWSIPAADPGAVVAVSPSNAASNVPAQWGGATEIRSFEISRDGTRAVAYLVSGGVPQLVVAAVLRDQAGTPTGLGQPVVLAGGSGTPIDATWVDQYSVAAVYATPSSEPQALSQLLGGRSSALGSPTGADAVAGGNDLDGLRVRTTEGTLLQLRGSAWQTVASDVSVLAVQN comes from the coding sequence ATGCGTGAACGACTGGCCCTCCTGCGCAGGAGCGCGGCGCTCAGGGTCGGGGCCGTGCTCGCGGTGCTGGCGCTCGCGGTCTCGCTCGCGTCCTGCGCCGCCATCCCGCGTTCCGGCGACGTCGGCTCGGAGTCGGGGCCCGCCACCGACGACAACATCGACGTCATCTTCCTCGCGGCGGGTCCCTCGGCCGGCGCGACGCAGGAGCAGATCCTGGCGGGGTTCGTCAACGCCGCGAAGGATCCGCAGAACGACTACGAGGTGGCGCGCAACTACCTGTCGCAGGGCTTCGCCGCTCAGTGGAAGCCCACGGCGGACGTCATCGTCGACAGCGGTCCGCGGTCGACCACCCCCACCGGCGACACGTCGCTGCGGCTCACCGTCACACCCCAGGCCCGTGTCGACGGGGAGGGCAGCTACAGCGAGACCGCGGCGGCGCCGCTCTCGCTCGACTACTCGTTCGTGCAGCAGGACGGCGAGTGGCGCATCTCCGCCGCGCCCGACGGCACGCTCATCGAGGACGTCTTCTTCGAGCAGGTGTTCAGCTCGCACTCCCTCTACTTCTTCGATCCCACCTACACCTTCCTGGTCCCCGACCTCCGCTGGTTCCCGACCTCCGCCTCCGTCGGCACCCGCATCGTGAGGTCGCTGCTCGAAGGCCCGACACCCTGGCTCGACGGGGCGGTGGTCACCGCCTTCCCGGACGGCACGTCGACCTCCAGCGTCGTCACCTCGGGAGGCACCACCCGCGTCGAGCTCTCGAGCAACGTCCTCCAGGCCTCGACGATCGACCTGCAGCGGATGCGGTTCCAGCTGTCCGCGAGCCTGGGCGGGGTGGCCTCGGTGTCGTCGGTGGCGATCAGCGTCGACCAGAACATCGTCGACGTGCCCTCGACCGATCGCGCGGCGCCCGAGGTGGCGCCCCGAGTCGGGCTCACCCCGCTCGTGGTCTCCGGCGATCGCTTCGGCTACCTCAGCGCCGACTCGGTCGCGGAGGTGCCGGGCCTGAGCGACGCCGTCGTCGCACTGCAGCCGAACGCGGTGGCCTACTCGGCCCGATCCACGGTCGCGGCGGTCAGGGCCGGGGATGGCGTCGTGGCCGCGGTCCGCGCCGGGGGAGCGACCACGGTCGTCGACCAGCGGTCGGGACTCATCGCGCCGGCGGTCGACCCGTTCGGCTGGGTGTGGAGCATCCCCGCGGCCGACCCCGGCGCCGTCGTCGCGGTGTCGCCGAGCAACGCGGCGTCGAACGTGCCCGCCCAGTGGGGCGGCGCGACCGAGATCCGGTCCTTCGAGATCTCCCGCGACGGCACGCGCGCGGTGGCCTACCTCGTGAGCGGGGGCGTGCCCCAGCTGGTGGTCGCGGCGGTGCTCCGCGACCAGGCGGGGACGCCGACGGGGCTCGGGCAGCCCGTCGTGCTCGCGGGCGGGTCCGGCACGCCGATCGACGCCACCTGGGTCGACCAGTACAGCGTCGCCGCGGTCTACGCCACGCCCTCCAGTGAACCGCAGGCGCTCTCGCAGCTGCTCGGCGGACGCAGCTCGGCGCTGGGCTCTCCCACGGGCGCCGACGCGGTCGCCGGCGGGAACGACCTCGACGGTCTGCGGGTGCGCACGACCGAGGGGACGCTGCTCCAGCTGCGCGGGAGCGCGTGGCAGACCGTGGCCTCCGACGTGTCGGTGCTGGCCGTGCAGAACTGA
- a CDS encoding WhiB family transcriptional regulator: MDWRDKAACLTADPELFFPVGNTGPAVDQIDKAKSVCARCSVTEICLQYALETGQDSGVWGGLSEDERRALKRRAARARRAS, from the coding sequence ATGGATTGGCGCGACAAAGCCGCCTGCCTCACCGCTGACCCCGAGCTGTTCTTCCCCGTCGGGAACACCGGACCCGCCGTCGACCAGATCGACAAGGCCAAGAGCGTCTGCGCGCGTTGCTCCGTCACCGAGATCTGCCTCCAGTACGCCCTCGAGACCGGCCAGGACTCGGGCGTCTGGGGAGGCCTCTCCGAGGACGAGCGCCGCGCCCTCAAGCGCCGCGCCGCCCGCGCCCGCCGCGCCTCCTGA
- the secA gene encoding preprotein translocase subunit SecA codes for MASVLEKVLRVGEGRTLRRLQAYAKAINALEDDFKSLTDEELREETTQLRVRHEAGESLDHLLPEAFAAVREASVRTLGLRHFDVQLMGGAALHLGNIAEMKTGEGKTLVATTAAYLNAIAGKGVHIVTVNDYLASYQSELMGRVFRALGMTTGVILAGQTPAERREQYAADITYGTNNEFGFDYLRDNMAWQASDMVQRGHYFAIVDEVDSILIDEARTPLIISGPASGEANRWFNEFATIATKLKPEVDYEVDEKKRTVGVLEPGIEKVEDYLGIDNLYESANTPLISFLNNAIKARALFKKDKDYVVLNGEVLIVDEHTGRILAGRRYNEGIHQAIEAKEGVQVKAENQTLATVTLQNYFRLYDKLSGMTGTAETEAAEFMSTYKLGVVPIPTNKPMQRIDQPDLVYKNEQAKFDQVVEDIVERHEKGQPVLVGTTSVEKSEYLSRLLAKRGVRHEVLNAKNHAREAAIVAQAGRLGSVTVATNMAGRGTDIMLGGNAEFLAVSEMHARGLNASENPEEYEAQWDEVFDKVKAEVAEEAEKVIAAGGLYVLGTERHESRRIDNQLRGRSGRQGDPGESRFYLSLTDDLMRLFNAGAAEALMGRGSVPDDLAIESKVVSRAIRSAQSQVESRNAEIRKNVLKYDDVLNRQREAIYSDRKHILEGDNLQDRAQKFLETVIDDIITDHAGSGNGDDWDFDALWAELKTLYPISITVDEVVAEAGSKGKINRDFIAREVLSDARIAYQKREETLGETAMRELERRVVLSVIDRRWRDHLYEMDYLKDGIGLRAMAQRDPLVEYQREGYALFQSMMGQIREESVGFLFNLEVEVNAAPAGVEAPTVEAKGLAPQTAGTEKLSYSAPSDSGGVEVRNQRGQVEQAATARAREAEERSAPVASAFAKSEPQGGGAPAPRSGGQGGASGSGSGSGSGKGQAAKGGAQGGGQRGAFGQRPGGGQPAPAANNRAQRRAQGKKKG; via the coding sequence GTGGCCTCAGTTCTCGAAAAAGTCCTCCGCGTCGGCGAAGGGCGCACCCTCCGCCGACTCCAGGCGTACGCGAAGGCGATCAACGCGCTGGAGGACGACTTCAAGTCGCTGACCGACGAGGAGCTCCGCGAGGAGACGACGCAGCTGCGCGTGCGCCACGAGGCGGGCGAGTCGCTCGACCACCTCCTGCCCGAGGCCTTCGCCGCGGTGCGCGAGGCGTCGGTCCGCACCCTCGGCCTCCGGCACTTCGACGTGCAGCTCATGGGTGGCGCGGCCCTCCACCTCGGCAACATCGCCGAGATGAAGACCGGTGAGGGGAAGACCCTCGTGGCCACCACGGCGGCCTACCTCAACGCCATCGCCGGCAAGGGCGTGCACATCGTCACGGTGAACGACTACCTCGCCAGCTACCAGAGCGAGCTGATGGGTCGCGTCTTCCGTGCCCTCGGCATGACGACCGGCGTCATCCTCGCCGGGCAGACGCCCGCCGAGCGCCGCGAGCAGTACGCCGCCGACATCACCTACGGCACGAACAACGAGTTCGGCTTCGACTACCTCCGCGACAACATGGCCTGGCAGGCCTCCGACATGGTGCAGCGCGGCCACTACTTCGCCATCGTCGACGAGGTCGACTCCATCCTGATCGACGAGGCCCGGACCCCGCTCATCATCTCCGGGCCGGCGTCGGGCGAGGCGAACCGTTGGTTCAACGAGTTCGCCACCATCGCCACCAAGCTGAAGCCCGAGGTCGACTACGAGGTCGACGAGAAGAAGCGCACGGTCGGCGTGCTCGAGCCCGGCATCGAGAAGGTCGAGGACTACCTCGGCATCGACAACCTCTACGAGTCGGCGAACACCCCGCTCATCTCCTTCCTCAACAACGCGATCAAGGCGCGTGCGCTGTTCAAGAAGGACAAGGACTACGTCGTCCTCAACGGCGAGGTGCTGATCGTCGACGAGCACACCGGTCGCATCCTGGCCGGGCGTCGCTACAACGAGGGCATCCACCAGGCCATCGAGGCCAAGGAGGGCGTGCAGGTCAAGGCCGAGAACCAGACCCTGGCCACCGTGACCCTGCAGAACTACTTCCGCCTCTACGACAAGCTCTCCGGCATGACCGGTACGGCCGAGACCGAGGCCGCCGAGTTCATGAGCACGTACAAGCTCGGCGTGGTCCCGATCCCCACGAACAAGCCGATGCAGCGCATCGACCAGCCCGACCTCGTCTACAAGAACGAGCAGGCGAAGTTCGACCAGGTCGTGGAGGACATCGTCGAGCGCCACGAGAAGGGGCAGCCGGTCCTCGTCGGCACGACGAGCGTCGAGAAGAGCGAGTACCTCTCGCGCCTGCTCGCCAAGCGCGGCGTCCGGCACGAGGTGCTGAACGCGAAGAACCACGCGCGTGAGGCGGCGATCGTCGCTCAGGCCGGTCGACTCGGCTCCGTCACCGTCGCCACGAACATGGCCGGTCGAGGCACCGACATCATGCTCGGCGGCAACGCCGAGTTCCTCGCCGTGTCCGAGATGCACGCCCGCGGTCTCAACGCCTCCGAGAACCCGGAGGAGTACGAGGCGCAGTGGGACGAGGTCTTCGACAAGGTCAAGGCGGAGGTCGCCGAGGAGGCCGAGAAGGTCATCGCGGCCGGCGGTCTCTACGTCCTCGGCACCGAGCGCCACGAGTCGCGGCGCATCGACAACCAGCTGCGCGGTCGATCCGGCCGTCAGGGCGACCCGGGCGAGAGTCGCTTCTACCTCTCCCTCACCGACGACCTCATGCGCCTGTTCAACGCGGGTGCCGCCGAGGCGCTGATGGGGCGAGGCTCGGTGCCCGACGACCTGGCGATCGAGTCGAAGGTCGTCTCGCGCGCCATCCGCAGCGCCCAGTCGCAGGTCGAGAGCCGCAACGCCGAGATCCGGAAGAACGTCCTCAAGTACGACGACGTCCTCAACCGTCAGCGCGAGGCGATCTACAGCGACCGCAAGCACATCCTCGAGGGAGACAACCTCCAGGACCGCGCCCAGAAGTTCCTCGAGACGGTGATCGACGACATCATCACCGACCACGCCGGCTCCGGCAACGGCGACGACTGGGACTTCGACGCGCTCTGGGCCGAGCTGAAGACCCTCTACCCGATCTCGATCACGGTCGACGAGGTCGTCGCCGAGGCGGGCAGCAAGGGCAAGATCAACCGCGACTTCATCGCCCGCGAGGTGCTGTCGGATGCGCGCATCGCGTACCAGAAGCGCGAGGAGACGCTCGGCGAGACCGCCATGCGCGAGCTCGAGCGCCGCGTCGTGCTCTCGGTGATCGACCGCCGCTGGCGCGACCACCTCTACGAGATGGACTACCTGAAGGACGGCATCGGCCTGCGCGCGATGGCCCAGCGCGACCCGCTCGTGGAGTACCAGCGCGAGGGATACGCGCTGTTCCAGTCCATGATGGGCCAGATCCGCGAGGAGTCGGTCGGCTTCCTGTTCAACCTCGAGGTCGAGGTCAACGCCGCCCCCGCGGGCGTCGAGGCGCCGACCGTCGAGGCCAAGGGGCTCGCCCCGCAGACGGCCGGGACCGAGAAGCTCAGCTACTCGGCGCCCAGCGACTCGGGCGGCGTGGAGGTGCGCAACCAGCGCGGCCAGGTCGAGCAGGCCGCCACGGCGCGCGCTCGCGAGGCGGAGGAGCGCTCCGCGCCCGTCGCCTCCGCGTTCGCGAAGTCGGAGCCGCAGGGCGGCGGTGCTCCGGCACCGAGGTCGGGCGGCCAGGGCGGAGCCTCGGGGTCCGGCTCGGGCTCTGGCTCGGGCAAGGGTCAGGCGGCGAAGGGCGGTGCGCAGGGCGGCGGTCAGCGTGGCGCCTTCGGACAGCGCCCGGGCGGCGGACAGCCGGCTCCCGCGGCGAACAACCGCGCCCAGCGCCGCGCGCAGGGCAAGAAGAAGGGCTAG
- a CDS encoding ComF family protein produces MSDLPSALVATVRDALAVLLPVDCGGCGQPGLALCPRCRASMTPQPAAVDGLPAEAPGVTAALRYEGAVAAALRRYKDAGRVDLARALAPALRASIVELWPAVAAGGEPPGLLVVPASRPALRRRGYAPVARLLQSAGLRATSSTRLELTRRVGDQADLGREERRANVSGAMRAVGARGGRFVLVDDVVTTGATLTEAARAVVAAGGQVVAAACLAHAERRLQTTSETPGHHSADDQ; encoded by the coding sequence ATGTCCGATCTCCCGTCCGCTCTGGTCGCGACCGTCCGCGACGCGCTCGCCGTGCTCCTCCCCGTCGACTGCGGCGGATGCGGGCAGCCGGGTCTCGCGCTCTGTCCTCGCTGCCGGGCCTCGATGACGCCGCAGCCGGCCGCCGTCGACGGCCTTCCGGCGGAGGCGCCAGGGGTGACCGCCGCCCTGCGGTACGAGGGCGCGGTCGCGGCGGCCCTCCGCCGGTACAAGGATGCGGGGCGCGTCGATCTGGCGCGCGCCCTCGCGCCCGCGCTGCGGGCGTCGATCGTCGAGCTCTGGCCCGCGGTCGCCGCCGGTGGGGAGCCGCCGGGCCTGCTGGTCGTCCCCGCGTCGAGGCCCGCGCTCCGTCGGCGGGGGTACGCGCCGGTGGCCCGGCTGCTGCAGAGCGCGGGGCTCCGAGCCACGTCGAGCACCCGTCTCGAGCTCACCCGGCGGGTCGGGGACCAGGCCGATCTGGGGCGCGAGGAGAGGCGGGCGAACGTCTCCGGCGCGATGAGAGCGGTCGGGGCCCGGGGCGGTCGATTCGTCCTCGTCGACGACGTCGTGACGACCGGCGCGACCCTCACCGAGGCCGCGCGGGCCGTCGTCGCGGCGGGCGGTCAGGTGGTCGCCGCGGCCTGTCTCGCGCACGCCGAACGCCGCCTGCAGACCACTTCGGAAACGCCTGGCCACCACTCGGCGGACGATCAGTGA